Sequence from the Balaenoptera acutorostrata chromosome 4, mBalAcu1.1, whole genome shotgun sequence genome:
CCTGTGAAATGTACATTTGGGTGTGACTACCTGCCAATATGAGGAGCAAAAACTCATTTTAGTAAGAGACAATAAAATCTATGAGTAATCAGGTGTTCAATATTAAGCAGTGCAGGGAAGCAGAAAGTAACTGCATTTGGAGTCCAGGCCTGGGCTCTAGTTCTGGTTCTGCCACAGTCCAGCTGGGGgcttcctctctgggccttagtttcttcaACTGCAAAATAGAAGGCTTGATAGGCAACCTTTGTGGTTCTCTCCAGCCCTGATCATCAACAAGCTTGAGTTTGAGAAAATAAAGGGGCAAACTAGAGCACACTGTGATGTTAAAATGCTGTTTCTCAAATTGAGAACTTTATATTGGAAAAGAACCTGGCTTTTATGTAATATGAGGGAGGAAGCCGGATGCAGCGGGTATTTCACAGGCCTATTAGAAGGAAAATTTGCTCTTGCATCTTGCTTCTGGTGCTGACCTGCCCTCCTCACCTGGAcctcagtctctccatctgtaaaattgaTTCACTCAAATTCTTTCTACAAATAAGTACTGAGAATCTGCACTGCTTGAGAGGTTCATAATATAGTAGTGAACTAGATAGACAAAGTCCTAGTgagaaagacaaacaataaacacatcaattaattaattatgttcAAGTTGCTAAGAATTAACACAAGGTATAAAGCATGATGACTAGGGGAAAACCCTCCTGAGGAGGAACcatttgaacagagacctgaATGAGGTGAGGGAGCTAGCCATGCAAATGTCTGAATAAAGATATTTCCTTGTCAGGTGGAAAGACAATCtgttcaaaggccctgaggtagaagCATGCTTGGTACATTCAAacatcagaaacaaggcaagggaACTCGAACAGAGTGGGTGAATCAGAGAGGGCTGGGAGATGAGACCAGCAAGGCAGACAAGGGCCAGATCACATGGAGCCTTGAAGACCACAGTAAGAAAACCACTGGAGGATTTTGAGCAAGGGATTGacctgatttgatttttttaaatcaatgcctTCTGCTAAAGTGGAGAATTAACTGTAAGAGAGCAGCAGAGTCAGGAAGATAACTTAGGAGTCTAAGAACCATTTAAGAGAAAAGAGGAGCCAGGATGAAAGGGACACATTCTCCCTTAAATACCCAAGCTGGTTGGCTTGGCATAAAGGCATTTCATACCTCCAACCCGAGACTACTGTAGCCAACCCCCAAGGCCTGTTTCCATGGAAGGGAAGGTGGTTTGTGCTTGTTTGGGGGACCTTATTCCCCAGACTAGTTCAGGCAAGAGAAGGTGGTATTTGAGCAAGAGTGACAGCTATGAAGGAGCTGAGGACTGGTTAGGTTTGAAGTTtattttgaagtacagttgacaaGACATGCTAATGGTTTGTTTGGatctcaagttaaggaaatgAGAAGAACAACTGGTAACAAGTGATCTAGACATTCCCTAAAATGCTTTCAAGTTCCACAAATTTCTGAGAGTGCAGGAAGTGGATTTCTGACAAAAACTTCTCTTGGACCTTTTGTAAGTGAAAAACCATTTTGCTTCCAAGCCAGAATAAAGTGAGAATTACAGGCAGTGGGGAAAAGCAACATGGTATAGTGTAAAAAGCCCTGGCCTGGATGTCTGAGGCCCTAgacttaagtcctcagttttctcTTGCTTAAAATTGGCCTGATAATCCTTGCTTTTGCTATAATTATGATTTAAGAACCAGGTCAGACAGTGTAAGTGAAAGTGCTTGATTATCCATAAAACATGATAAAAAGATAAAgtcctgtttttgttgttgctgcccAGAGGGAGGCAGCCAGCCAGCGCCAAGGGGTGATATTCAATGAGCCAGCTTCTGGAAGCTGGAGTGTCCTCAATGATACTCTGACCGAAATAGTCAGACTGCCCTTCTTCTGAGGACACTGTAGGGTATGATCTGAAGATCCAGGAAGATCTCTCACAGAAATGCAGCAGACTGGTGCTGAAATTCAACCCTTAGAATTAGTCTATGACTATTAGACTATTAGAAAATAGTCTCTTCTCTACATTTTCTTGGAGACGTAGCACATTAAAACTTGATAGTTATTAACACTTTAGTGTGAATATATATGCTGAATTGTCTTCTTGCTTATAGTTGCCTAAAGGACAGTTTTGACCTAAGTAAAGTTGGGAGATCACTTGGAGAAGAGGCAGATTTATTGGGATGTACtgctggggatgggggcaggcTATAGGGAGCACGCAGACCCCTCTTGCCCAAGGACAAGGGTGCTTAGGTGAGGATACACTAAGGACCTTTCCTTCTAGAGCAACCCTACCACCACGGAGCATGAGAATGAGAGCTTGCAATTCTCTCAGGGCTTCTGCTGAGCTGGATTTCAGCTGGAAGAGTGCCAGCTCATGCCCCTGGAGTTGCTGATGGTAGAGAAGCCAGACTTTCCTGCCAAATTGGCTTTCACCAACTTCCACAAAGCCTGGCCTAAAGTGATCGCTCTAGACAATGAAGGGTGAAGGGGGTCACTGAATGAAGCCCAGGGGTGAACTTTTTCCATGGGTGGGTGAGTGATGACAGCTCAGGCCTGGTCTCCTGCAGTAGTCTCCTCTCTGGTCTCTATCCCATCACTTTCCGGCTCAGAAGCTCTCAGTGACTCCCCAGTGCCAGCTAGTTCAAATGCAAACACATCAGCCCGGCGGTCACGTTTCCTCAGACCCTAACTGTCCTGTACAGTCTCGCTCTGTGTCACTCCTAACCTCTCCACCTTCCCATTCCCCCCCACCACCTGCTCTTCCCCGTACACACCATGCAGTTTCCCGCATCCACTTCTGTGTgcatgctgttccctccacctggaatacCTTGGACCCATCTCTGACTGCTAACATCATACAGCTTACTTTACGTCAAGAGCTTCTCATTTAGAATTACTATGGCCCCCTCCTGTGTCCAAGGGTGTGTCTTTTGTGCCTCTAGTAGAGACCATTCTAGATCACTTCGCATTTCTGTTCCTTGAGAGTCTGTATGTCTCATCTATGAGCCTAGAGTTTCACTGAGAGCAGAAATCTTGTTTCTGTCATATTTGTATTTTCCTCAGAGGCCATAAAAATGTGAAGCATAGAGTAGTTGCTGAAAAATGTTGATTTAGTGGAAGACACATTCTTCTCCTTATATGTGAGGTCTCTGAGGATTCTGTAGGTAGAACGAACCTCAGGTGAACCTCAGGTAACTGAGGACTGTATCACTTGACCCCCAAGCCTAGGTAGCTGATACTTTCAGGAACACATATCCATTGATCCCTTAGTAATCTCTGAGCTTCAGCAAAGGAAAAAACCCTAAACACTGTTCTGTGTAATTGTTCCTATCTGCTAAAAAACTAACTGAAGCTGTCATATGAATATGCTAATATAGTCATTGGAAAGATAAGGGACTTCACTGGAAGGCCTAGGGAGGACACATCCACCAACCAATGAGGAACACGTATGTCCCTGGCACACAAAAGAAGAGAGTAGCACTGCTGACTCACCTCTGCATAGTTTCATGTTTGATCGTGTGTTAATATCAACCAAACAAGGGAATGGAGGCTTCAGGTTACATAGTTAGTGCAGAGCTGGGCTGATGTCAGATCCCTGTCTGCCACTCCAACATTTCCTCTCTCACCAGAGAGAAGCAAGGAGACTTTGCCCCTAATTATCCTCtcagattcctttctctttgtggGTCCATTGGACTCTCCAGAAGCATCCCACTTGCTGATCTATGGCTTCTGCTCAGAGCTCCCCAGTGAAATGAAATCGAGCTGTGCTCTGCCCAACTGTGCCACCCAGAGAACGTCTCCCAGTTCTCTTTACCTATTTTCCTCCTAAAAACAAGGTGTTAAGTCTCAGGTCTTGCACGAGCCTTCCCGGTGCAGTTGGCAGGAGAAGAGCTGTCTTGACCAACGGGGATTGAGGAATGAGGCCAGAGACCTAAGGCCCTGTTCCTGGAATAGTACACAACAGATGGCGAAATTCCTCTTCAGGGTGCTCCTGagacccgcccccccccaccttgAAGCGGCATGATAGGGGCTATATAAACACAGAAGTGCCCCATGGAGTGAAGTATCCCTTTTACAGCTCCGATTTCCCACACTCAAACTATAATCTTAACCTAGACTGGTGGACCTTAACTCTGGCTTCACACCAGGATTGCctgggaaacattttaaaagcatagaTGCCTGGGACCCAGCTGCAAAGATTCTGACATATAGGTCTATATATTTTAAGAACTGAATTATAGTCTGCTACTAGGATGGGCTCCACCTTTGTAGAAAATGATGAAGTCACAAACCACTGCCCACCACTGGTCTCCTCTCATCTGACTCTGCCCAGTTCCTTCTCCCTTTTACCATTCTCTTCTTTCCCACCTTTGACTTGGGGACCCCCAAGCACAATGGACTTGGCTTGGCCCTGTCAGGGCCAAAGCACCTGCTTCATTGGCTTTCCTGATACAATACCAACTGTTGAGGGCAGAGGCAGGACTGCGGCCGGAAGTGGACCCAACCACAGACCAGGACCTTCAAAAGCATCTAGTGCTTCCCCTGTGTTTACTCGTTGGAAAATTGAATTCACGAGAAAGGAAGGGTCTCTCTCAAACCCACATAACTAGTATTAGAGTCAGATCCTCTGATTCTCTTAGTTTTATGCTATTTCTGTGAAGTTTCTTGAATCCCTTCCACCCAAGTGGTTGAAATCATGTTGTAAGATTGGCAGTTCCTGCCCTGTTATCTATGTGTCTCCCCATCAGCCTGAAGCAAAACCTTATTCCCGGTCAAGAGTATGATCCTAGAGAGAAAGCTTTGGGGATTAATGTGTTGGGCCTTCATGCTTTGTGTCTCCATCCTTTTCTGGTTGTGCATTTCCTAATCCCATGAAACAACTGGACCTGCTCCTCAAGGCCACGGCTAAGCGTGGCTGCCTCAGCTCACCCGGAGGAAGCTGTTGTTAAACTGAGCTCTCCTGCCCTCTGCTGGCTCAACTGGTAGAAGACAAGTTCATCTAAAATTTTAGGGCGGGATTGTATttgttccttcatttatttccctCACCAACTTTTTTAAAGCACCCACTATGCAGAGAGAACTTGGTGCTAGGGTTGTAAAGAAGTACTCAGACAAAAACCTTTTCCTTCACACATTTGATTATTGAGCAcgttgtgccagacactgtgttgGAGATTCAGAGACGATCAAAACTCAATCCTTGGCTTTGAAAAGAAGTCACCGCAATCTAGGAAATTATACAGATTACTATCTGAGCCATAGAATCAAACAATTAGCACTAGAAGGAACTTCAGACACTTTTGTAACCTGTGTTATAAAGGCTTCCCAGGCTTCCGAAATTAGGTCCTGGGCTCCCTGCACACAGGCCACAggccctgcagaggcagggggagggggtgtgtggcAGGAATTCTACTTCATTGAACAGGATTCTGCAACAAAGTTTCATAGATACAAAGAGCTTGAAGGGGAAGCAAAGTTGGAAAACCGCATTTCTAATACAAACCATCCTCATATTTAACCTGAATACCCTCCAACCTCATGAACCTGTACTCATAATCAATGTCACATTTATAGCTGGTCTCAGAGTCACTGACCTAATCACCTTTTTGAACCCACATGGCAGTGAAATCTCACTCCCTTTGCAAGGTGCTTCCAAGAAGGTCTCACATGTGAGGGCTCCCTTGCCCCCAGGTCATCGCCAGTGTTGAGAAACTGGGAATGTGaccttatctgaaaaaaaaaaaaggtctttgcagatataatcagtTCAGTAtgtcaagatgagatcatcctggattatctgcatGGGGCTCAAATCCAAAGACAATAatacttattattaaaaaataattatttaaagatcAACTAATATGCATCTAAATCTATCTCAGTTATTTACTTATAACTATCTTGTTCTAGTGAATATTCAAATTAGTTTACaggagtagatttttaaaatgcaaattagcAACTAGTAATTTGAGGTTCAAGATGGTGAACTCAGCCTGTGCACCGACCTATTTTGCAAACTTTGCAAACTTTGCAAATTCCTCATTGGCATAATCAAATGCAAAGTAGGGAGAGAATAGGGTTTTACTTCAGGCTGATGGGGAGATACATGAAAACAGTCTAAAGAATCAGAGTaaatgcctctctctctcctatgGACAAAGTTACTacaagaaacaataaaacaaacaaacaaacaaacaagcaaaaccttAGAAACTCTCCAGCTTATATTCTCTACAAGACTTGTGAGGTTATTGCatcaatttttttatatattacattaggcaatgtaaaaggaaagaaacattagGCTGATAACGGATTTTTTTCTACCTCAATAAATTCCAGAAGACATTGAAATAATGCCTACCaagttttgagagaaaaaaaaattgttatgatAAAAAGTAATACTTGGCCAAACTACTTAGGGGGGATAAGAGCAAAAAAAGGCCATTCTCAGATAGTCAGACCAGTCAcatactctgtctctctctctctgaaaataTTACTCACAAaagtgagaaaggaagagaataaatcaaaataaagaactcaAAAGTGGAGTTGGCTGGTATAAAGATGGTGAGGAGAAGTAAACCTATATGATTTAAGAGTTGATTCTTCAATTAATATCATGAAACATAACGCATTTGTCTAATATAATTCTTGAAAGAGAATGTATGAGCTATCAAGTATTATATTAATTTAGTTATAAAATACTAGATTATTCTAACAAAACTGGAAATCCAAGTTGACAGGAAAGAAGGTATGTGAAATTCTTCCCCATCTACCAAAAGAATTAATAACTTGTGAAACTTTCTTGAAATAGATATAAGAATGTGAATGAAAACGTATTTTCTAAAGATGCAAAGATAACCAGTATTAGAATAGACATTTGTTGTATAACTTTCTatgggaaaatgatttttaaaagtctaacaaTACTGTgaaataagtttttaaagaaCTAAGAAGCATTAAAacagatataatttttatatgtgatGCTTTCCTCCCTAATTTCTAAATCAactgcaaatatattttatttcatttttatcctaAGATTTAGAAACacccattttaaatttaaacacaCGTGTCACTGAACAAAGTTGGATTTTTTGACTCATTGCAAAGAGGGAGGATGCCCTTGGGAACCATGAAGTATCTCAGTAAGAGGGTTTAGAACAGGCACACTCTAGCACTGGGGCATGTGTCAGGTGAGGGAAGGTTGTAAGTGACTTTGCTCTGGATTGGATGCTGTCAGAAAGTGGAGAATATTTTATGATTGGAAATCTTAATGATTCTTATCTAGAAGgtgagaagacagagaggaagcaagctaAAGCTGTGACTGGTAAGGTAGCAGCCCCTCATAGTGGCCAGAATAGGGGGTTGTAAGTCGTTTTTGTGCTTTGGACCATGTTTGTGTTCTTATCTGTATTCAGATGTGACTACGGAGTGGTCTTAGGCTTGCCTTGATCTAGTATCATCCCAGAGTGGTCTGGTCTGAGGTTGCTGCTCAGTGGAGTTATGTTCAACAGGAGAGCACCATGACCTAGCTGGGAGTGCCAGGCCGGCTCTCAaggctgcttttctctttctcatcttttatATAAACACTTTGatatatgaacacacacacacataagcataCACAAtcaaaagttttatatattttattttattagggaCATTTATTCTTGTTTAAAGAACTATGATATGTATATAATGAATGTGgatatacacatatttaaatcATAAGAAAGTAATTCACTTTTAttgtagaaataaacaaaaaggaataaaaaagcaaaacggAAAATCAGCGGTACTCTAATTGTTCTCAACCGAATTCAGCATACGTGAACAATTAGGACCAGAAACAAATTGTCTACTTTCACTAATTATTCAATTAGTTAATTGACTGGATTTTCATCATTGAATAAACAAATCTTTCTGTGGTGTTTGACCACAGTTGTTAGTTTTGGGACTTGCAGCCCAAATTCTCCTTACCCACAGCACGCCTGAAGAGCTCATTCATTGCTATACCTAAAGATGAGAACTGAGACTATTCTAGCCCCTTGAGTGTGAAAGAAAGATGGATGGAGAAACACCAGAAAGAGGGGGAAACTGAATGCTTCCTTTAATACATACATAGTGCCTAGTATAAGTATGTAGGCATTCAAATGTTTGTAGAAGACACAAGGGTAGGATTGCTGTTCagcactacctttttttttttttttttgcttttaaagacaaattctaaaaatgataataaaatgttTCTCATGCTCCCTCCTCACTCCTTAGTTGAGCCAAAAGAGCTGTCTTTACCTAAGTCCAGCCCACCTTGCTTTTCTGCCCTCTTTCGCCGGTGCTGCCAGATTCCTCTTGGGCTCCATCCTGCTCTCTTCTGGTACTTGGTTGTTTACTCTTCCTGAGCATGAAATAagctctgtctctgtgtcttcctttctcttctctcagccCGGGATGCCCTTGGCTCCCTATCAGCCCCATCCTTGACCCCCTGACCGTTTCTACAAAACATACCCCTGCATGACTGGTTTAAGAAACCATCTCTGACCCCTCATCTCCAGCTATGACAAAGTTGTTCCCTTTCCTAGCACTGACTAGCACACATTGTGAGCCCTCCAAGTCAGGGATTATGTCTAATTATCTTTGTGATCCTAGAACTTAGGACAGACCAGGAATAAAATAGACCAGAGTATATAGATGTTGACTTTTGGATGAAAGTGGAAGGATAACCGCTGTATAACCATAGGATATACTCCATGCAGTTTTTCCTGAATTGGTAATGGGTTTATATTGACTCACTCCACTGTATTGTTGGACTGGTACCCAGATATCCTGAGTCTCAGCACAAACTCCTTTCCCTGCATCACTGTCCTCTTCATCAGGTACTCTGCAAGCACCTGCCAACCAGCAATCAGCACAAGCCATATACACTTACTCAGCGGTGTAAAATCagcacaaagacacacacaagGGTTATAGGGCACTGCCTTCTTGTAATACCTATAACACAGATGCAGTTACAGGATatgcacagaaacaaaagaataagaatagTAACAAAGGGCCTCTCTTGACAGGTCACCTAGGCCTCATGAGAGACGAGGAACAAATATTCACTCCACATCACAGCGACAAACGTCCACGTCCACAGGGTTAATCTCACACCAAGTATCGGCAAAAGTTCTCTCCTAAACCTCTTGTCAGCCATGCTGGCAGAAAATTTTTGCACATCTTTCAGACATTTCTGTTTCCAGGTTTCTAGAAGTCCAGTTTCCCTCCCTGTCTTCAGATGCTGGCCTGAAGTCCAGCTGTCATCCAGATGTTAGTGGGTGCCTCTGCCCTCTGGCAAAGTGTTTCTTGAGTCCTTCTCAATAAATGGTATGTATTGTTAGTATCTGGAAATGAGGTGTGCCCGGCTAATGAGACTAAGTTTTATCCACTAGCAGGAAAGAGCACAAGCAGGGGAGAAAGCCGATCATATCCGATTATTAGAAAATCACCCCAGGATAGTGGTAGTGTGGAGGGTGGGCTGTAGCAGGGGAGGCTACAGGCATGACAATAATGAAGGAGGCTGCAGAGGCAAGGGACACAAATGATGAGTTTGGGCAGCAgtaaatgggaaggaaagaaagaagatcaACCTCAGAGGTATTTGGGGAGAGCATTCAACAGGGCATGGTGACCGATTCGTTCGGGATAGGGTAGGGTGGTGGGAGAGGTCAGGAGATACCTCCCAGATTTCTGAAGTAAGAGGAGCAAACTGGATGGCAAAATGATAAGATCAGCTCTGGTCATGCTGAGGGATCTCCCAGCGGACAGGTCAATTGGTCTGTGGGTCTGGAGTTCAGTAGAAATACTTAGAGGAGCTATAAGGACCGGGAGTTCATATGCAGTAGAAACCTAAGTCATGGCGGGTGTATGTAACAGAGAGCAAACCAGCAAGGTGAGAGAATCTCAGGGAACACCAGCACGTAAGGGATGCTGAGAGAAAGAATATCATCACAGCAGAGAGGAAACAGACGTGGGAGACCAAGGAGCGAATGCTCCCTCCCTGACTCGGAATCTTCCAGGAGGGAGTGCAAAAGGCAGCAGCGAGACCAGGTGAGATAGAGATGATTTGGCAATGGGGTGCGGGGTGACAGTTTTACGGCCATGGAAATAAGACTTCCACGAATTAAGGAGTAAATAAGAAGTAGAGATAGATATAATCTACTCTTTGAGAAACTGGGCTttgaaggaattaaaaaatacctggCAATAGTCAAAAGGGAAGTGAAGACAGTGAGGGGGTCATTGGAGTTAAATACGAAGAAGACACAGGTATATTTATATACTGAATAGAAGTGGCTGCGGAAGGAGAAGATGTTCATCTTCCGGAATTTTTCTCAGATCTCATCTCATTTCACCTACTCtacccccctcacccccactctATTTTCAGTGGCTCTTCATCCCTCAACCCCCAGGCCCACCGCAGAGGCCTCACCTTTGCTGACCCACCTGAGGCCTGACTCTCCCCCGACACAATCTGAGCAGTCGACCCCTAACCTTATACCCCACAGTTTCAGTAAGAGGTGCTGCTGGTGCTGCTTCATCAAGCTGGGAGCAGTTGGAGACCTCTGGAAACCTCATGATACCTGGCCTGCTGACATTCCTCTTCCCAGAAGCCACCATATGTCTGCAGTTGAACAACACTCTGTGAGGCACATGCTCTACACAGGCCCAGCTGAGTATCCTGTGTAGCTGGCAGAGGTGAACACAACCCCACATGCCCACTGGTTTGCAAACACACCAGCCTGATGCTCTTCCTGTACCTCTACTGCACCCAGTCGAAGAAAGGTAGATTATTCCAGATTGCCTAGCTCTCGGTCCCTAGAGGAATCCGGACAAGTCACCAGAAGCTCCCTGCCAAAGCCAGAGAAGAGGAAAGCCAGCCTGCACATAAGCGGACAGGCGGGACACAGTGTCCAAAGCAGTCCGTCTCTGGAAACACATCCAgacaaacacaccaccagacaaaCGCACCACCTTGAACTTCATCTTCAGTTTTCAGGTCCCACTTGGGGCAGAAACTCTACAGATGAGCTATAGAAAGGTGTGAATGTCAGAGAATAATTAGGGGTGTGAATGGgacagttttttttcctattccagATAATAATAAGCACAGGGTCATCTGATGTCAGTCCATGAATCAAATTGCCCAAGTCACAGCTATGCCTGAGGGAACAGGCACAGCAAATACGTTCCCCCTCATGGGGCAGTCTCGTGGACTGggcaagggggaggggctgggagacaGGTGCTGTCTCCACTGCGCATGCTTCCCCTTGGTCATCACACCCCCTGAATGGACACACACAGCCCCACTGTCACCTGGAGGATCCCAGATCTGCCTCATCTGCCCTTTCCCTCAGCATCCCCAGGATTTAGGACAGCTATAGAATCTTCTACAAGGTATTTTCATCTAGGAGGGCAATATCACACCTGATACTGCATCATGTGTAAGTAGTGGTGCCACAGATCACACATTTCTGCAGAGCACAGGAATATATTCTCCAGGCCCCAAACCAagacacacacgcgcgcacacacacacacacacacacacagccatccTCTTATGGTGAATTTCTACAGCTCTTCCTTCCCAGGAAGTAAATTTAGGCAACACTGGGACTCATAGATTCTAATCAACTGGCAGAGCACAGAggttacatatttatttgtgtatctATACACCACCCCACCTGTCCCTGCCCCCAGAAGGCTTCAAGCTGCGCCTTTAAACCTGTACCCACCTCTTATTTTATGAGACAAAATACACTGAAGTGGGAATTTCAAGTTCTAGACCAGTGCTATTCAATAGAAATTTCTATGAATATGTTCTATATCTGCACAGTACAGTATGGTTACCAGTAGCCACTACTAGATATATGGCTTGATATATGGCTGGTaccactgaggaactgaatttttcattttattttaattaatttaaatttagccACACATGGCTAATGGCTaacatattggacagtgcagctctaaATAATTCCAGACAAACAGATTCTAACGCCAGAGTAAAAAATGAAGCTTTTCAGAATGGTGGGAGCTGGCTCTCAAGGAGAGGGACGGGTCAAGATGCACTGAGTATTGATTGAAGATGCTTTGGGGGGGCCACTGCCCGCCCCAAGGGGAACCATGGTAGGACGCTCAGAAGCAGCTGAAGATGAGCTTGAGAATCAGGGGTCCTAATGGGGTCCTAATGGGGTCCTAACGGGGTATGGGATACGGAAATGCAGCAAAAGGAGGTGtagagatggaggtggaggaggtggagggaagagATACCTCCCTGTGAGATAACTACTAACACCAAACCTGGAGAGTTCTAAATCCACCTTAGACCCTCTCCCCGTGCCCCCATCACTGTAAATTTTAATGGAAGGATCATTAAATATCTCCTAGAGCAACTCACATTCTGCAGAGTAATAAAGTGAGGTCCAAAGAGGTAACTGGGCTGTCCAGCGTTATATATTGAATCTGTAGCAGAATCAGGACCAGAACCGCATCCCCACTCTCACCCCCAcgcaccctcctcccaccctcaaccAGCTCCACTAAAGGAAGGTCGAGCTTCGGAAGGAGAACTGCAGGTAGACAATGAGCAGGCAGAGTGAGGCCCAGAAGAGGCCCCAGCGAAGGGAGAAGAAGTTGTAGCCCGATGCCTCCTGGGCCCGTGGCTTGGAGGCACCGGAGAAGGTCGCCTCCTCCTCCAGCAGCTTCTCGCTGGGCTTCCAGTGCACGATGCCCTCCTGGCAGGCCTCGCAGAACTCGCCGCGGTGCCGCCGGTTGTCTTGGCGGCTGGCCACGTGGATGCGGTACTGGCCGCCGCACTCCCCGTAGCACTGCTCGCGCAGGCTGGTGATGAGGTTGTCCACCAGGCTCTCGATGTTCTCCTCCAGCATGCTCCACTCGTCCGGCCGCGCCGCGCCGCACTCGTAGCACAGCTGCTTGAAGACGCGCATGCGCACCGAGCCCACCCGCTGGGCGCGGTCCAGGTGCATGTGGAAGAGGATGACCACATGGGGCGACTGCCAGGTGTGCCAGCACCAGGAGCAGTGGAACCTgcggggaagggaggcagggatggagaaggtgggcctccctcccagccaCAGCCGGCCTGGAGGAGCCTGGAAAGGAGGAGCCCTGTGTGCCTATACGTGGAAGTTGAGGCGGAGTGTTTACCGCCCCCTGGGTACATTAGTGCCTGAGCCGGCATCTCCGCCTCCTCCTGGTGAGCTCCCCTCGGCCTGCAGCAGCATCCTCAGGAGCCAGACGCTGGAGTCATCTGGCTTCCAGCAGTGCTCTCCAGCCTGC
This genomic interval carries:
- the RTP2 gene encoding receptor-transporting protein 2 encodes the protein MCTSLTTCEWKKVFYEKMEVAKPADSWELIIDPNLKPSELAPGWKQYLEQHASGRFHCSWCWHTWQSPHVVILFHMHLDRAQRVGSVRMRVFKQLCYECGAARPDEWSMLEENIESLVDNLITSLREQCYGECGGQYRIHVASRQDNRRHRGEFCEACQEGIVHWKPSEKLLEEEATFSGASKPRAQEASGYNFFSLRWGLFWASLCLLIVYLQFSFRSSTFL